In one window of Clupea harengus chromosome 4, Ch_v2.0.2, whole genome shotgun sequence DNA:
- the LOC116220200 gene encoding myelin transcription factor 1-like: protein MSLDTDDKRARTRSKGVRAAVDVVGQDLSCPTPGCKGSGHISGKYARHRSALSCPLARKRRLQEAELEQEQDQPASKRKSYPLKLAMDEGYSADSDVSSEEVEPKEDEEEEEEGEEATESQQQQQSQSQETGEEPEGEEAEPQQLEKKHGGEEADEEECVIIESSSTQKPNGQSGEDYSRYQQMAASSLLNLSMVTERQPTPPLVTEVEKNVQEGSEHSAAEDEEEEEEEEEEEEEGVERVEERVSENITEELSRAMSRPVSEDEGAKEQTAEEEDEVDEDEPMELTERPKETDHQYFSEEMCAHPENQQKQEEEEEEEREVTGPDSHHEREEVDDYEEEDYGEGFDQRFERGEFIPQGRPNIITSSHVAARTPESCSNGHDGTHDASLLRIPVLRKADPSPTVIEVHSEGSEPLGHHG from the exons ATGAGTCTGGACACTGATGACAAGCGCGCCCGCACACGGTCCAAAGGGGTCCGCG CTGCTGTAGATGTAGTTGGACAAGACCTCAG CTGTCCCACCCCAGGATGCAAAGGCTCTGGCCATATCAGTGGGAAATATGCACGACACAGAAG tgcGCTCAGCTGCCCCTTAGCCCGGAAGCGGCGTCTGCAGGAGGCGGAGCtagagcaggagcaggaccaGCCTGCCTCCAAGAGGAAGTCCTACCCCCTCAAGCTGGCCATGGATGAGGGCTACAGTGCAGACAGCGACGTGAGCAGTGAGGAGGTCGAGCCgaaggaagatgaggaagaggaagaggaaggagaggaggccaCAGAatcacaacagcagcagcagtctcagtctcaggagacaggggaggagCCAGAGGGTGAGGAGGCGGAGCCACAACAGCTTGAAAAGAAGCACGGGGGAGAGGAGGCTGATGAAG aagagtgtgtgatcaTTGAGTCCTCGAGCACACAGAAGCCCAACGGTCAGAGCGGCGAGGACTACTCCAGATACCAGCAGATGGCAGCCAGCTCCCTGCTCAACCTGAGCATGGTGACCGAGAGGCAGCCCACCCCGCCACTCGTCACGGAGGTGGAGAAGAACGTTCAGGAGGGCTCCGAGCACTCAGCCGCAGAGgacgaagaagaggaagaggaagaggaggaggaagaggaggagggggtagaAAGAGTTGAGGAGCGAGTCAGTGAAAATATAACTGAGGAACTGAGCAGGGCGATGTCTCGGCCAGTCAGTGAGGATGAAGGTGCCAAAGAGCAGACtgcggaagaggaggatgaggtggATGAAGATGAGCCAATGGAGCTGACAGAAAGGCCGAAGGAGACGGACCACCAGTACTTCAGTGAGGAGATGTGTGCACACCCTGAGAACCAGCAaaagcaagaggaggaggaggaggaggagagagaggtgactgGCCCGGACTCGCATCACGAAAGAGAAGAGGTAGATGATTATGAGGAAGAAGATTATGGAGAAGGCTTTGACCAACGATTCGAGCGAGGAGAGTTCATCCCCCAGGGACGCCCCAACATCATCACCAGCAGCCATGTGGCAGCGCGCACCCCAGAAAGCTGCAGCAACGGCCACGACGGTACCCACGATGCCTCCCTTCTGCGCATCCCCGTCCTCCGCAAAGCCGACCCATCGCCCACAGTCATCGAGGTGCACTCGGAGGGCTCGGAGC CGCTCGGCCATCACGGATGA